One Pygocentrus nattereri isolate fPygNat1 chromosome 12, fPygNat1.pri, whole genome shotgun sequence DNA window includes the following coding sequences:
- the LOC108410794 gene encoding NACHT, LRR and PYD domains-containing protein 14-like, with translation MKRKAYVMESHDTSSEGGPSALDSFTISLSASLSDSPAVSFTVSQSELDLSNNNLQDSLEFLCAGLRSSDCNLQILRLSCCNLGETACENLKSVLLMENSLKELDLSNNDLQDSGVEQLCAGLKSSHCKLQILRLSGCMVTEVGCSSLASALSSIPSNLKELDLTYNHPGESGVKLLSARLEDPHCSLNTLRVEHGGKMRLKPGLKKYSCELTLDPDTPLSHLALSDGNRKVTNVGYPQPYLDHSERFDVYGQVLCKESVTGRCYWEAERITGEIEVALTYKSISRKGGSFDTRFGWNQKSWRLFCSDRYDVLHNSNRIDVTVPPSNCKRVGVYVDCPAGTLSFYRVSSDTHTLTHLHTFNTTFTEPLCAGFTLFDEASLRVCEME, from the exons ATGAAGAGGAAAGCTTACGTGATGGAGTCTCATGACACCAGCAGTGAAGGAGGACCTTCAGCTTTAGA CTCTTTCACTATCTCCCTGTCTGCTTCACTCTCTGATTCTCCTGCTGTCTCCTTCACTGTCTCTCAGTCTGAGCTGGACCTCAGTAACAATAACCTGCAGGATTCACTGGAGTTTCTCTGTGCTGGACTGAGGAGTTCAGATTGTAATCTCCAGATACTCAG ATTATCTTGCTGCAATCTTGGGGAGACAGCTTGTGAAAATCTAAAATCAGTTTTACTAATGGAAAACTCCCTGAAAGAGCTGGACCTCAGTAATAATGACCTGCAGGACTCAGGAGTGGAGCAGCTCTGTGCTGGACTGAAGAGCTCACACTGTAAACTTCAGATACTCAG attATCTGGTTGTATGGTCACAGAGGTAGGATGTTCTTCTCTGGCTTCAGCGCTGAGTTCAATCCCCTCAAACCTGAAAGAACTGGATCTGACCTACAACCACCCAGGAGAATCAGGCgtgaagctgctctctgctaGACTGGAAGATCCACACTGCTCACTCAACACACTCAG AGTGGAACATGGAGGAAAGATGAGACTCAAACCTGGActaaagaaat ATTCCTGTGAGCTCACTCTGGACCCAGACACACCACTCTCACATCTCGCGCTGTCTGACGGGAACAGGAAGGTGACAAATGTGGGATATCCACAGCCGTATCTTGATCATTCAGAGAGATTTGATGTGTATGGGCAGGTTCTGTGTAAAGAGAGCGTGActggacgctgttactgggaggcTGAGAGGATCACAGGAGAGATTGAAGTAGCTCTGACCTATAAATCCATCAGCAGGAAAGGAGggagttttgacactaggtttGGATGGAATCAAAAGTCCTGGAGGCTGTTCTGCTCTGACCGATATGATGTCCTTCACAATAGTAACCGGATTGATGTCACAGTTCCTCCCTCCAACTGTAAGAGAGTAGGGGTGTATGTGGACTGTCCGGCCGGcactctgtccttctacagAGTGTcctctgatacacacacactgacacacctgCACACATTCAACACCACATTCACTGAACCGCTCTGTGCAGGATTTACACTTTTTGATGAAGCTTcactgcgtgtgtgtgagatggaataa